The Amycolatopsis sp. NBC_01480 genome segment GCCGGCCCGGCGCCCGAGCAGGAGGCCGCGGCCGCGGACGGCAGCGCACCCGAGGACGCCGACGCCACCGGGCTCATCGCGGCGCTGGTCGTGGAGCCGCGCTGGGGCCGTCGAGGACACGCCGGGCGCCTGCTCGGGACCGCCGCCGCCGCGCTGCGCGAGGCCGGCCTGGACCGCGGCATCGCCTGGGTCGCCCAGTCCGACCACGCCACCCTGGGCTTCTACCGCCGCACCGGCTGGGCGCCCGACGGCACCGTTCGCACCCTCGACACCGGCAGCGGCATGCTGCGCGAAGTCCGGCTCACCGGCACGCTACGGCTGGAGCTCACGCACTGACTCCGTGCGCGGGGCGAACACCACCCAGCGCAGCACGCAGTACATGAACACGCCCTCGCAGGCGCCCGCGACCAGCCGCGCCAGGTGGTACTCGACGCCCAGCGCGCTCAGCCCGGCCCCCACGCCGAGCAGGAACGCCGCGTAGTTCACGCCGATCGCCACGACGTAGAGCACCGCCTGCCGGCCCACCGGCGCGTGCGAGCGGAAGTTCAGCGCGCGGTTCAGCACGAAGCTCAGCCCGAACGCCACCACGTACGACACGCTGATGGCCAGCCACACCGGCCAGCCGAGCCCGCCGTGCAGCAGGGTCAGCAGGAGCAGGTCCACGCCGAAGGTGCAGCCGTTGATCACGGCGAAGCCGAGGAAGCTCGGCGCCACGATCCGGGACAGGCCGAACGGCAGCACCCGCACGACCGCCGCGCAGGCACCGGCGAAGCGATCGGCGAAACTCGCGTCGGTCACCTGGCCAGACTGGCAGCGGCAGGTGGCCGGAAACCGACGTCCACGTGATCTTCTGGTGGCCGCCCCCGGCCGAAGAGGGGGGTTAACCCCCGTGACCTTTTCGTGACGGCTGCTAGCTTGGAATGACCGGAATCACCGAGAATCACTCACCGGGGGGAGGCACGATGGGCTGGCTGCTGATCACCTTCGGCGTCGCGTTCGGCTCGGCCATCGTGCCGCTGGTGAACGCCGAGCTGTTCGTGGTCGGGCTGTGCGCGAGCCAGCACAACCCGCACTGGCTGTGGCTGGGCGCGGCCGTGGCGGCCGGGCAGATCGCCGGGAAGCTGCTGTACTTCCTCGCCGCGCGCGGCAGCATCAAACTGCCGAAGTTCCTGCACGATCGCCTGCACCGGGTCCGCGAACGGCCACCGACGGAGCGCCGGGAGCGCTGGCACCGCCGGACGAAAGTGCTGCGCAGCAAGGTCGAAGCCCTGCGTGAGCGCTGCCAGCGCCACCCGAACTGGATGGCGGGCACCTACGGGGTCAGCTCGCTGGTCGGGCTGCCGCCGTTCATGGCCACCAGCGTACTGGCCGGGATGGTGCGGATGCGGATGAGCACGTTCCTCGCCGCCGGCCTGGCCGGGCGCTGGGTGCGGTTCAGCCTGCTCGCCGCGTCCCCCGCGCTGTTCGCCGGCTGGCTGCACTGACGCAGCACGGATCTGCTGCCGAAGCAACCCCTATTGAGCGCCGACCCCTGTTTTCGTCAGCGGTCGGCGGCTTCCAGGTCGACGGCCTTGCGCATGGTCGCGCGGGCCCGCCGGCGGTCGCCCGCGATGTCGTAGGCGTAGGCGAGGCGGTACCAGGCGCGCCAGTCGCCGGAGTTCTCCTCGACCTCCGCGCGACGGCCCTCGAACCAGGCGTCGGCGGCGTCGCGGTCGACCCGGCCGGACGGGCGGCGCGGCAGGTCGGACACGTCGGGCAGGCCGCCCTCGGCGTCCAGCCGCCGCGAAAGCCGCTGGATCTGGACGCCGGAGCGCCAGGTGGCCACGACGATCCACACGCCCAGCAGCGGCAAGAGAAACACGCCGACGCCGAGCGCGATGCCGGCCGCCGACCCGGTGGCGAACAGCGCCACCGCCCGGTCGGCCAGCAGCACCAGGTACACCACCAGCGCCGCGGTCAGCAGCAGCGCGACATTGCGGGCCCTCACAGGTCGAGCACGTTCTCCAGGCCGACCGTGAGGCCGGGCCGCGAAACCACGGAGCGCACGCCGAGCAGCACCCCGGGCATGAACGAGGTCCGGTCGAGCGAGTCGTGCCGGATGGTCAGGGTCTCCCCCACGCCGCCGAACAGGATCTCCTCGTGCGCCACCAGCCCGGGCAGCCGGACCGAGTGCACCGGCACGTCCTCGATCAGCGCGCCGCGGGCACCGTCCAATCCGGACGTCGTCGCGTCCGGCCCCGGCTCGAGCCCGGCGGCCTTGCGCGCGGCGCCGATCATCCGCGCGGTGTGCGAGGCGGTGCCGGACGGCGCGTCGGCCTTGCGGTTGTGGTGCAGCTCGATGATCTCCGCGGACTGGTAGAACTTCGCCGCCTGGGCCGCGAAGCGCATCGCCAGCACGGCACCGAGCGCGAAGTTCGGCGCGATCAGCACCCCGAGCGACGGCTTCGGCTCCAGCAGCGAACGCAGCGTCGCCAGCCGCTCCTCGCTGAAGCCGGTGGTGCCGACCACGGCGTGCACATCGTGCTCCACCAAGTACTTCAGGTTGTCCATGACCGCGTCGGGGTGGGTGAAGTCCACGACCACCTGCGCGGCGGACAGCGGCGCGAAGTCGTCGCCGGCGTCGAGCGCGGCCACCACTTCGAGGTCGGGCGCCCCCTCGACGGCCTCCACCACCGTCTGGCCCATGCGGCCGCGCGCGCCCAGCACGCCGACGCGGATCGGGGACTCGGTCATGACGCGATCACCTCGTGCAGGTCGTCCGGCAGGTCGTCGGCGTGAGCGTACGGCCCCACCACCGCGGCGGCCGACACGCCACCGGGGCGGCGCAGCAGAGTGCGAGCCAGCGCACACACCTGTTCGGTGGTGACCGCGTCGATCCGCGCGACGGTGGCGTCCACGCCGAGGTACTGCCCGTAGTTCAGCTCGTTCTTGCCGATGCGCGACATGCGCGAAGCCGTGTCCTCCAGGCCCAGCACCAGCCCGCCGCGCAGCTGGCCCTTGGCCCGCGCCACCTCGGCCTCGCTCAGCCCGTCCGCCGCGACCTGGTCGAGCACGTCGCGGATCACGCCCGCGACCTCGCCCAGCTTCTCCGGCTGGCAACCCGCGTACACGGCCATGTGGCCGGTGTCCGCGTAGCTCGCGACCGACGAGTACACCTGGTACGCCAGCCCGCGCCGTTCGCGGATCTCCTGGAACAGCCGCGAGCTCATGCCGCCGCCGAGCGCCGCGTTCAGCACCGAGAGCGCGAACCGACGCTCGTCGTGGCGCGACAACGACTTCAGGCCCAGCATCACGTGGGCTTGCTCGGTGTCGTCGGTGTGCAGCGCCAGCTTCGGCACGGTGAGGATGCGGGCGCGCCCGGACCGCGGCGGCACCGGGGTGCCCGCGCCGTTCAGCCGGTCGCGCAATGCCTTGCGCACCAAGCGAAGCACCTGGCTGTGCTCGACGTTGCCGGCCACCGCCAGCACCATCCGCGGCATCGTGTAACGGCGCTTGTAGAACCCGCGCAACGCGGCCGGCGCCATGTCCGTGATGGACTGCTCGGTGCCCAGCACCGGGCGGCCCAGCGAGTGCTCGCCCAGGATCGCGCCGACGAACGTCTCGTGCAGCAGGTCCTCGGGGTCGTCGTCGCGCATGGAGATCTCTTCGAGCACCACGCTGCGCTCGGTGTCCATGTCGCGGTCGGTGCACAGCGCCTCGAAGACCACGTCGGTGACCAGGTCCATGGCCAGCGGCAGGTCCGCGTCGAGCACCTGCGCGTAGTAGCAGGTGTGCTCCTTGGCGGTGAACGCGTTGAACTCGCCGCCGACGGCGTCGATCTCCTCGGCGATCTGCGTCGCGTCGCGGTTGGCCGTGCCCTTGAACAGCAGGTGCTCGAGGTAGTGCGCGGCTCCGGCGACGGCCGGCGGCTCGTCGCGCGAGCCCACGCCCACCCACAGCCCGACCGTGGCCGAGCGCGAGGCCGGGACGTGCTCGGTGATCACCCGCAGCCCGCCGGGGAGCACGCTCCGCCTGACCACCGCACCGTCCGAAGTGGACTCGAGCGTGCGGGTGCTGCCGACGGGCTGCTCGTGCCCGGAAACCTGCCGTGCCATGGGTTCCTTACTCACATGCCGTGAAGGCCCCCTTACCAGCGCGGGTAAGGAGGCCTTCACGGACAACTGCTGCTACGCGCTGTGGCGAAGCGGTGTCTTACTTGGCTTCGGCCTTGTCGGCCTCGGCCGGGGCGTCGGTCGAGTCGGCGGCCGGGGCAGCCTCCTCTTCCTTGACCACGATCAGGCTGATCTTGCCGCGGTTGTCGATGTCGGCGATCTCGACGCGGAGCTTGTCGCCCACGTTGACCACGTCCTCGACCTTGTTGATCCGCTTGCCGTTGCCCAGCTTGGAGATGTGCACCAGGCCGTCCTTGCCCGGCAGCAGCGAGACGAACGCGCCGAACGCGGCCGTCTTCACCACGGTGCCGAGGAAGCGCTCGCCGACCTTGGGCAGCTGCGGGTTGGCGATGGCGTTGATCAGGTCGATCGCCGCCTCCGCCGACGGGCCGTCGGCCGCGCCCACGTAGATCGTGCCGTCGTCCTCGATGGAGATGTCGGCACCGGTCTGCTCGGTGATCGAGTTGATCATCTTGCCCTTCGGGCCGATGACCTCGCCGATCTTGTCCACCGGGATCTTCACGCTGGTGACGCGCGGCGAGTACGGGCTCATCTCGTCCGGGCCGTCGATGGCCTCGTTGATGACCTCGAGAATGGTGAGCCGGGCGTCCTTCGCCTGCTTCAGCGCGGCCGCGAGGACCTCCGACGGGATGCCGTCGAGCTTCGTGTCCAGCTGCAGCGCGGTGATGATGTCCTTGGTGCCGGCGACCTTGAAGTCCATGTCGCCCATGGCGTCCTCGGCGCCGAGGATGTCGGTCAGCGCGACGTAGCGCGTCTCGCCGTCGACCTCGTCGGAGATCAGGCCCATCGCGATGCCCGCGACCGGCGCCTTCAGCGGCACGCCGGCGTTGTACAGGCCCATGGTGGACGCGCAGACCGAGCCCATCGAGGTCGAGCCGTTGGAGCCCAGCGCCTCGGAGACCTGGCGGATCGCGTACGGGAACTCGTCCCGCTTCGGCAGCACCGGCACCAGGGCGCGCTCGGCGAGCATGCCGTGGCCGATCTCGCGGCGCTTCGGCGAGCCGACGCGGCCGGTCTCACCGGTGGAGAAGGGCGGGAAGTTGTAGTGGTGCAGGTAGCGCTTGTGCGTCTCCGGGGAGAGCGAGTCGATCTGCTGCTCCATGCGGAGCATGTTCAGCGTGGTGACGCCCAGGATCTGGGTTTCGCCGCGCTCGAACAGCGCCGAGCCGTGCGCCCGCGGGATCACCGCGACCTCGGCCGAGAGCGAGCGGATGTCGGTCAGGCCGCGGCCGTCCATCCGGATCTTGTCGGTGAGCACGCGCTTGCGCATGATCTTCTTCGACAGCGCCTTGAAGGCGGCGCCGATCTCCTTGTCGCGGCCCTCGAAGGCCTCGCCCTCGCCCAGGCCGACCTTCGCCAGCACGGTGGCCTTGACCTCGTCGGTCGCGGCGTCGCGGGCCTGCTTGCCGGCGATCTGCAGGGCGTTCGCCAGGTCGTCGGTCGCGATCGCGGCGACGGCCTCGTAGATGTCCTGCTCGAAGGCCAGGAAGACCGGGAACTCGCCGGTCGGCTTGGCGGCGTCCGCGGCCAGGCGCTGCTGCGCCTCGCACAGGACCTTGATGAACGGCTTGGCGGCCTCGAGGCCCTCGGCGACCGAGACCTCGTCCGGCGCCTTGCCCCCCGCGGCGATCAGGTCGAGCGTGTGCTCGCTGCCCTCGGCCTCGACCATCATGATGGCGACGTCGTCGCCGACGATCCGGCCGGCCACGACCATGTTGAAGGTGGCCTTCTCCAGCTGCGACCAGGTCGGGAACGCGACCCACTGGTCCTCGATCAGCGCGACGCGGACGCCGCCGACCGGGCCGGAGAACGGCAGGCCGGCGATCTGGGTCGACGCCGAGGCGGCGTTGATCGCGAGCACGTCGTACGGGTCGTCCGGGTTGAGGCTCTGGACGGTGATGACGACCTGGATCTCGTTGCGCAGGCCGTCGGCGAACGACGGGCGCAGCGGCCGGTCGATCAGGCGGCAGGTGAGGATCGCGTCGGTGGACGGGCGGCCCTCGCGGCGGAAGAACGCGCCGGGGATGCGGCCCGCGGCGTACATGCGCTCTTCGACGTCGACCGTCAGCGGGAAGAAGTCGAAGTGCTCCTTCGGGTGCTTCGACGCCGTGGTGGCGGACAGCAGCATGGTCTCTTCGTCGAGGTACGCGACCACGGCGCCGGCGGCCTGCTTGGCCAGGCGGCCCGTCTCGAAGCGGACGGTGCGGGTGCCGAAACGGCCGTTGTCCAGCACTGCTTCTGATTCATGCACAGTGGTTTCGTGCACGGTGACTCCGGTGGAGTCGGTCATAGGGTGTATCTCCTCTTTAGTTCCTTCGTACGACGCGAGTCTCCCATCCTGGGACCCGTTACGCCTGAGGACGCTCGAGGAGTGAGGCCGGTCTTCGATCGAAGCCCCCGGGCCGTCTGCCCGGGAACCACTACCGAGGACCGGCGGACGGTTCCTCCAGCGCGCTCGCGCCGCCTGTGGGTGGTACTAGGCCGAGGGGGAGCGACCGGCGGTCACTCCCCCTCGGGTTACAGCTAGCGGCGCAGGCCGAGGCGCTTGATCAGCTCTCGGTAACGCGCCACGTCCACCTTCTCCGTGTAGTTCAGCAGCCGGCGGCGACGGCCGACCAGCAGCAGGAGGCCACGACGGGAGTGGTGGTCGTGCTTGTGCTCCTTGAGGTGCTCGGTGAGCCCGACGATGCGCTTGGTCAGCAGCGCGACCTGCGCCTCCGGGGATCCGGTGTCCGAGTCGTGCAAGCCGTACTCGGCCAGGATCGTCTTCTTCTCATCGGTGGACAGTGCCACTGGGGTAACTCCTCATACTCAGTGCCGTGGGGCCCGGGCCGCGCTGCGCGGCCGGGTAGCCGGTCTCGGCCGCCACGGACTGCAGCCGGACCCGATCATCGAGATTACCAGCCGTGTGATCTGCGCCTTCAGGCGCGGTGCAGGCCGAATGCCGCGACCTCGCGGTACGGCCGGCCGTCGCTCGCCATCAGCACCACGCGCCCCGCGGTCCAGGCCCGGCCGGCGAACCCGGCGAGCCGTCGCGGCCACTCCCCCGGGCCGCTTTCGCGCGGGAACCGGGCGAGCGTGAGGTGCGGGCGATACGGCCGTTCGGACTCCGCGCCGGCGGCGTGCGCCAGGTCGGCGAGGCCGTCTCCCCGGGCTTCCAACCACAGGACGCCCGGAAAAGTTCCCGCGGGGCCGAGCCGGACCTCGACCGGCGGCCGTCCGGCCAGCGCGGTGCGGAGAAAGGAGGTGCGCTCGCCGATGTCGGCTTCGCCGTAGAACGCGAGCGTGACGTGCCAGCCCGCGGGCTCGGCCCAGCGCAGCGCCGGATCACCGTCGCCGAGCGCGTCCGCCACCTCGGCGGCGACGTCGGCCGGCGGCCTGAGCGCGGAGAACAGCCGCACCGGCTAGTGGCTCGCCCCGGCGCGGCGGAGCAGGTCGGCGATCGCCGGGAAGTCGTCGTCGAGGCGCTTGGCCGCCTCGGCCAGGTCCTCGTCCTCCGCCAGCTCGCGCAGCGCGGCGAGCACCGTCTTGTCGTCCGAGCCGAGCGGGATGTTGTCGCGGCCGACCGTGGGCCGCGCGTCGCGCACGTCCTCCAGCGCCGACTGCATCGCGTCGCGGTTGCCCGCCGCGACCTCGGGCACGAGGATCTTGCGCTCGAGCATGATCATCCGCGCGAGCACCACCGGGTTGCCGATCTTCGCCCGCCGCCCGCTCATCACCTGGCTGAGCATCGGCGCGCTGATCCCGAGCACCTCGGCCAGGAAAGCCTGGGACACGTCGAAGGCCACCACCAGCCTGCGCACACGGTCACCGAGCGGCTCCCCGTACCACTCCCGCTGCAGCGCCACGTTCCGCTGAACGATCTTGTGGTCCTCCACCCGTTCCGCTCCCCCTCAGCCCCACGTCGTCGATACCGCTGGTGAGTATCTTGCCACCGCGACGGCCTTCAGGTGACCGGAACTGCCCTTTCCGCCCCGCGGTGTGCCCGACCAGGGGAACACGCTCAGTCGCCGGCGGCCAGCTCCTTGCGGGTGCGGGCGACGTCGTCGTCGATCTGCGTGACCAGGTCTTCGGAGCGGGTGAAGCGGACCTGGTCGCGCAGGCGGGTCACGAAGTCGAGCGCCACGTGCTGGCCGTAGAAGTCCTCGTCGACGTCGAGCACAAACGCCTCGACGGTGCGCTCGCGACCGGAGAACGTCGGGTTCGTGCCCACCGAGACGGCCGCGCGCAGCCGCCGCCCCGGGTCCGACGAGCGCGTGAACCAGGCGACGTATACGCCGTCCGCGGGCACTGCGGCGAACCGCGGCGTGGACAGGTTCGCCGTCGGGTAGCCGAGGTCGTGGCCCCGGCCGTCACCGCGCACGACGATGCCCTCCAGCCGGTGCGGGCGGCCGAGCGCGTCGGCGGCCGCGACCACGTCGCCCGCGTCGATGCACGAGCGGATGTAGGTGGAGGAGAAGGTGATGTCGTTGGCCGCGCGGTCGCCCTCGGCGAGCGAGCGGCCCTGCAGCTCCGCACCGTAGGCCACGAAACCGAAGCGCTGGCCGAGCCGGCGCAGCAGCGCGACGTCGCCCGCCGCCTTGAACCCGAAGGTGAAGTTGTCGCCCACCACCACGGCCGCGGTGTGCAGCCGGTCCACCAGCACCTCGTGCACGAACTCGTCCGGGCTCAGCTTCGACAGCTCGAGCGTGAACGGCAGCACCGCGAACGCGTCGATGCCCATGCTCTCGACCAGTTCGGCCTTGCGCCGCAACGTGGTCAGCTGCGCGGGGTGGCTGCCGGGGCGCAGCACTTCGGACGGGTGCGGGTCGAAGGTCAGCAGCACGCTCGGCAGGCCGCGCTCGGCCGCCGCCCGCACCGTGCGCGAGATGAGCGCCTGGTGCCCGCGGTGCACGCCGTCGAACACGCCGATGGTGACCACGCACCGTCCCCAGCCGCCCGGGAGGTCTCCCAGCCCACGCCACCGCTGCACTGTCCTCAACTCTCCCCGCGCCGGTGTCTGCTCGGAGCCCACCCTATGCGGGGAGCAGGACCACCACCGACCGGGCCGCACCGTCGGTGTCGGCGGCCAGCGCGAGCACGCGGCCGTCGGGCGCGAACAGGCCGTACGTGCCTTCGATGCCGACCGCCGGGATTCGCTGGCCGTGCCGGACCGCGCGCGCGGCGGCCGCGTCGAGGTCGTGGCGCGGGAACGCGGCGGCGACGGCCGCGTCCAGGTCCAGCGACAGCTCCGGCTTCTCTTCGAGCTGGTCGAGCGTGCGGGCCTTGGCCAGGGTGAACGGGCCGACGGTGGTGCGCCGCAAGGCCCGCAGGTGGCCGCCGACGCCGAGCGCGGCGCCGAGGTCGCGGGCCAGCGCGCGGACGTACGTGCCGGACGAACACTCGACCACGGCGTCCAGCTCGACGCGGTCGTCCTCGCGGCGGGTGGACAGCAGGTCGAAGCGGAAGACGGTGACCGGGCGCGGCGGGAGGACGACCTCCTCGCCGGCGCGCACGCGGGCGTACGCGCGCTTGCCGTCCACCTTCACGGCGCTGACCGCGCTGGGCACCTGCTGGATGTCGCCGGTGAGCGCGGCGATCCCCGCGGCGATCTGCTCGTCGGTCACCTTCGCGACGGCGCCGGGCTCCGCCTCGGTGAGGGTTTCGCCCTCCGCGTCGTCGGTGGTGGTGGAGCTGCCGAGCGAAAGCGTCGCGAGGTAGGTCTTGCGGTCCAGGGCGAGATGGCCGAGCAGTTTGGTGGCGCGCTCGATGCCGAGCACCAGCACGCCGGTCGCCATCGGGTCGAGCGTGCCGGCGTGGCCGACCTTGCGGGTGCCCATGATCCGCCGGGCGCGCGCGACCACGTCGTGCGAGGTCATTCCGGACGGTTTGTCGACGATCAGCAGACCGGGCGGCGGAGCGGGGCGGCGCGGTTCTTTCGGGCGGGACACGGGAGAAACCCTATCCAGACCGGGTGCGGCGGGCAGCGGGCAGGACTCGGCCTGAGTCCGTCAAGGCCTCCTTACCCGCGTGCCACGCGGGTAAGGAGGCCTTAGCGGCGGCTCTGGCGGTCAGGCGGCGACGGCGGGCACCGGGGCTTCGGGGACGGTGTCCCAAGGGCGGCGGCGGATGCGCACCGGCACCGCCTCGCCGCGGGCTTCGGCCGCGAACAGGTGCGCGCGGGCGCGGCGCCACCACACCAGCATCCGGGCCGTGCCCACCGCCAGCACCACCACGACGGCCAGCAGCGCGACGCGGAAATTGCCGCCTGTCCACTGCAAAAGCACGCCGAC includes the following:
- a CDS encoding polyribonucleotide nucleotidyltransferase; its protein translation is MTDSTGVTVHETTVHESEAVLDNGRFGTRTVRFETGRLAKQAAGAVVAYLDEETMLLSATTASKHPKEHFDFFPLTVDVEERMYAAGRIPGAFFRREGRPSTDAILTCRLIDRPLRPSFADGLRNEIQVVITVQSLNPDDPYDVLAINAASASTQIAGLPFSGPVGGVRVALIEDQWVAFPTWSQLEKATFNMVVAGRIVGDDVAIMMVEAEGSEHTLDLIAAGGKAPDEVSVAEGLEAAKPFIKVLCEAQQRLAADAAKPTGEFPVFLAFEQDIYEAVAAIATDDLANALQIAGKQARDAATDEVKATVLAKVGLGEGEAFEGRDKEIGAAFKALSKKIMRKRVLTDKIRMDGRGLTDIRSLSAEVAVIPRAHGSALFERGETQILGVTTLNMLRMEQQIDSLSPETHKRYLHHYNFPPFSTGETGRVGSPKRREIGHGMLAERALVPVLPKRDEFPYAIRQVSEALGSNGSTSMGSVCASTMGLYNAGVPLKAPVAGIAMGLISDEVDGETRYVALTDILGAEDAMGDMDFKVAGTKDIITALQLDTKLDGIPSEVLAAALKQAKDARLTILEVINEAIDGPDEMSPYSPRVTSVKIPVDKIGEVIGPKGKMINSITEQTGADISIEDDGTIYVGAADGPSAEAAIDLINAIANPQLPKVGERFLGTVVKTAAFGAFVSLLPGKDGLVHISKLGNGKRINKVEDVVNVGDKLRVEIADIDNRGKISLIVVKEEEAAPAADSTDAPAEADKAEAK
- the rpsO gene encoding 30S ribosomal protein S15, with protein sequence MALSTDEKKTILAEYGLHDSDTGSPEAQVALLTKRIVGLTEHLKEHKHDHHSRRGLLLLVGRRRRLLNYTEKVDVARYRELIKRLGLRR
- a CDS encoding GtrA family protein — its product is MTDASFADRFAGACAAVVRVLPFGLSRIVAPSFLGFAVINGCTFGVDLLLLTLLHGGLGWPVWLAISVSYVVAFGLSFVLNRALNFRSHAPVGRQAVLYVVAIGVNYAAFLLGVGAGLSALGVEYHLARLVAGACEGVFMYCVLRWVVFAPRTESVRELQP
- a CDS encoding 2'-5' RNA ligase family protein, with protein sequence MRLFSALRPPADVAAEVADALGDGDPALRWAEPAGWHVTLAFYGEADIGERTSFLRTALAGRPPVEVRLGPAGTFPGVLWLEARGDGLADLAHAAGAESERPYRPHLTLARFPRESGPGEWPRRLAGFAGRAWTAGRVVLMASDGRPYREVAAFGLHRA
- a CDS encoding bifunctional riboflavin kinase/FAD synthetase, with the protein product MQRWRGLGDLPGGWGRCVVTIGVFDGVHRGHQALISRTVRAAAERGLPSVLLTFDPHPSEVLRPGSHPAQLTTLRRKAELVESMGIDAFAVLPFTLELSKLSPDEFVHEVLVDRLHTAAVVVGDNFTFGFKAAGDVALLRRLGQRFGFVAYGAELQGRSLAEGDRAANDITFSSTYIRSCIDAGDVVAAADALGRPHRLEGIVVRGDGRGHDLGYPTANLSTPRFAAVPADGVYVAWFTRSSDPGRRLRAAVSVGTNPTFSGRERTVEAFVLDVDEDFYGQHVALDFVTRLRDQVRFTRSEDLVTQIDDDVARTRKELAAGD
- the dapB gene encoding 4-hydroxy-tetrahydrodipicolinate reductase, encoding MTESPIRVGVLGARGRMGQTVVEAVEGAPDLEVVAALDAGDDFAPLSAAQVVVDFTHPDAVMDNLKYLVEHDVHAVVGTTGFSEERLATLRSLLEPKPSLGVLIAPNFALGAVLAMRFAAQAAKFYQSAEIIELHHNRKADAPSGTASHTARMIGAARKAAGLEPGPDATTSGLDGARGALIEDVPVHSVRLPGLVAHEEILFGGVGETLTIRHDSLDRTSFMPGVLLGVRSVVSRPGLTVGLENVLDL
- the truB gene encoding tRNA pseudouridine(55) synthase TruB gives rise to the protein MSRPKEPRRPAPPPGLLIVDKPSGMTSHDVVARARRIMGTRKVGHAGTLDPMATGVLVLGIERATKLLGHLALDRKTYLATLSLGSSTTTDDAEGETLTEAEPGAVAKVTDEQIAAGIAALTGDIQQVPSAVSAVKVDGKRAYARVRAGEEVVLPPRPVTVFRFDLLSTRREDDRVELDAVVECSSGTYVRALARDLGAALGVGGHLRALRRTTVGPFTLAKARTLDQLEEKPELSLDLDAAVAAAFPRHDLDAAAARAVRHGQRIPAVGIEGTYGLFAPDGRVLALAADTDGAARSVVVLLPA
- a CDS encoding GNAT family N-acetyltransferase encodes the protein MSAAEVRPATPSDAAEIARIQRLTWRAAYTDLLGAQAIDELDAADLEGTWAETIEFPGSLVYLAAEGEFTVGYCVAGPAPEQEAAAADGSAPEDADATGLIAALVVEPRWGRRGHAGRLLGTAAAALREAGLDRGIAWVAQSDHATLGFYRRTGWAPDGTVRTLDTGSGMLREVRLTGTLRLELTH
- a CDS encoding M16 family metallopeptidase, with translation MARQVSGHEQPVGSTRTLESTSDGAVVRRSVLPGGLRVITEHVPASRSATVGLWVGVGSRDEPPAVAGAAHYLEHLLFKGTANRDATQIAEEIDAVGGEFNAFTAKEHTCYYAQVLDADLPLAMDLVTDVVFEALCTDRDMDTERSVVLEEISMRDDDPEDLLHETFVGAILGEHSLGRPVLGTEQSITDMAPAALRGFYKRRYTMPRMVLAVAGNVEHSQVLRLVRKALRDRLNGAGTPVPPRSGRARILTVPKLALHTDDTEQAHVMLGLKSLSRHDERRFALSVLNAALGGGMSSRLFQEIRERRGLAYQVYSSVASYADTGHMAVYAGCQPEKLGEVAGVIRDVLDQVAADGLSEAEVARAKGQLRGGLVLGLEDTASRMSRIGKNELNYGQYLGVDATVARIDAVTTEQVCALARTLLRRPGGVSAAAVVGPYAHADDLPDDLHEVIAS
- a CDS encoding tetratricopeptide repeat protein, producing the protein MRARNVALLLTAALVVYLVLLADRAVALFATGSAAGIALGVGVFLLPLLGVWIVVATWRSGVQIQRLSRRLDAEGGLPDVSDLPRRPSGRVDRDAADAWFEGRRAEVEENSGDWRAWYRLAYAYDIAGDRRRARATMRKAVDLEAADR
- a CDS encoding helix-turn-helix transcriptional regulator, yielding MEDHKIVQRNVALQREWYGEPLGDRVRRLVVAFDVSQAFLAEVLGISAPMLSQVMSGRRAKIGNPVVLARMIMLERKILVPEVAAGNRDAMQSALEDVRDARPTVGRDNIPLGSDDKTVLAALRELAEDEDLAEAAKRLDDDFPAIADLLRRAGASH